A window from Theobroma cacao cultivar B97-61/B2 chromosome 3, Criollo_cocoa_genome_V2, whole genome shotgun sequence encodes these proteins:
- the LOC18604210 gene encoding lipid phosphate phosphatase 2 — protein MSEILLGAHTLTSHGVKVARIHLYDWLILVFLVVIDGLLNFIEPFHRFVGEEMMTDLKFPFHKDTIPFWAVPFLAVLLPLVIFSIYYYFRKDVYDFHHAVLGLLFSVLVTGVITDSIKDAVGRPRPNFFWRCFPDGKAVFDRIIGDVVCHGNEKYIKEGYKSFPSGHTSWSFAGLSFLSWYMSGKIRVFDRRGHVAKLCVVFLPVLVAALVGVSRVDDYWHHWTDVFAGALIGSTMAAFCYLQFFPSPHNDEGWAPHAYFQMLADRHAAQSSGTRAISPHGRKHQTHIEILPMVSGSGSVDSSPDIEAMTPWKKTLI, from the exons ATGTCAGAGATCCTGCTGGGAGCTCATACATTGACATCTCATGGAGTGAAGGTGGCCAGAATACATCTATATGACTGGCTAATTCTTGTATTTCTTGTTGTTATTGATGGCCTTCTGAATTTTATTGAGCCCTTTCACCGCTTTGTTGGGGAAGAAATGATGACAGATTTGAAATTCCCCTTCCACAAAGATACCATCCCTTTCTGGGCTGTTCCA TTTCTTGCAGTATTGCTGCCTTTAGTTATTTTTTCCATATACTACTATTTCAGGAAGGATGTATATGATTTCCATCATGCTGTACTAG GTCTTCTATTTTCTGTCCTGGTAACTGGAGTTATAACGGATTCAATCAAAGATGCTGTTGGTAGGCCGAGACCAAATTTCTTCTGGCGCTGTTTCCCTGATGGAAAGGCG GTGTTTGACAGAATTATAGGGGATGTTGTTTGTCATGGAAATGAAAAGTATATAAAGGAAGGATACAAAAGCTTTCCCAGTGGTCACACTTCAT GGTCTTTTGCAGGTCTTTCGTTCCTTTCATGGTATATGTCAGGAAAAATTAGAGTGTTTGATCGTAGAGGCCATGTTGCAAAACTCTGCGTCGTGTTTTTACCAGTACTTGTTGCTGCTCTTGTGGGTGTTTCTCGGGTGGATGACTACTGGCATCACTGGACAGATGTTTTCGCTGGAGCTCTTATAG GATCAACCATGGCAGCATTCTGTTACTTGCAATTCTTTCCTTCTCCACATAATGACGAAG GTTGGGCACCTCATGCATATTTCCAGATGCTGGCAGACAGGCATGCTGCTCAATCTTCAGGAACCAGAGCCATCTCTCCCCATGGTCGTAAGCACCAAACACATATTGAAATACTACCTATGGTATCAGGCAGTGGATCAGTAGATTCAAGCCCCGATATTGAAGCAATGACCCCTTGGAAAAAGACATTGAtttga
- the LOC18604209 gene encoding agamous-like MADS-box protein AGL62 yields MLNQQKMTNQCCGDGEEGKKKPAGKTKGRQRIEIKQLEKKSNLHVTFSKRRKGLFKKASELCILSGAKIGIIVLSPSPREKPFCFGHPDIDTVLDQYLSGNPAFDDQDYAALTDLPGFEEIDKQYEESLKELEKEKKRGKEIEQAKNVENNGGFWWDEAIDGMRVEELEAYMKAMEKLKKNLILRASALMMANVMETVVQADHSYGFGGS; encoded by the coding sequence ATGCTTAACCAGCAGAAAATGACGAACCAGTGTTGCGGAGACGGCGAGGAGGGAAAGAAGAAACCTGCAGGGAAAACCAAAGGCCGGCAAAGGATTGAGATCAAGCaactagaaaagaaaagcaactTGCATGTGACTTTTTCGAAGCGCCGGAAGGGTCTCTTCAAGAAAGCGAGCGAGCTTTGCATCTTGTCTGGTGCAAAAATCGGCATTATCGTGCTATCTCCGAGTCCTAGAGAGAAgcctttctgttttggtcaTCCCGACATCGACACGGTTCTGGATCAATATCTCAGTGGAAACCCAGCTTTTGATGATCAAGATTATGCAGCATTAACAGATCTTCCAGGTTTTGAAGAAATTGACAAGCAGTATGAAGAGTCGTTGAAGGAGCTGGAGAAGGAAAAGAAGCGTGGAAAGGAGATAGAACAGGCAAAGAATGTTGAAAACAATGGCGGGTTTTGGTGGGATGAGGCTATTGATGGTATGAGGGTTGAGGAGCTTGAGGCCTACATGAAGGCTATGGAGAAGCTGAAGAAAAATCTGATTTTAAGGGCCAGTGCTTTGATGATGGCTAATGTTATGGAGACTGTTGTCCAGGCTGATCATAGTTATGGTTTCGGAGGTTCATAG
- the LOC18604208 gene encoding uncharacterized protein LOC18604208: protein MDPPPLPTGPTAAAATSVHLSYPDSVESSPRSRTENSYDDPLPAVPGARLRLMCSFGGHIIPRPHDKTLCYVGGETRLVAVDRHCSLSAFCTRLSRALLNGRHFTLKYQLPNEDLDSLVSVATDEDLENMIEEYDRLTASSASSATSSRIRLFLFFNKPDTAASMGPLLNDAKSETWFVDALNGSGLIPRGHSDSAAMETLLNLDGELEAQEVAEEQTKQVKSNNAVHHEVQCSLHDSPMVEKTSSFGSPSSSPSISNLPPIRVRVDQDGVAKVQDQRVGIEEQFAEISFATTIHKQDDGYGAAVSALPPHPVAVATAMITSAGGSSDNLNRILSDDERSDQGVPIGFRKPPLPLQPVQQKACGAYNLPSPDSVASDSSIASANSLSKPMYYQDQAHIASRDSKAAVSPNTKADTSIPNSQIQIHQVQDAYALAPQLDQQQQQAQQQFMQTSMHYIPHPTASPAPVPMSSYYPVYATPSQQHQLHHPADQQYPAVYVMPVTQVTQPQPYMSMQSSTGVMTLKSNVTDASIVAPSLPLTPPAPSIVAATTAYKEATPPMYPTNTAALAKPEMAATVYRTAVPSTPQLVQVQQPYVGFSQMQHPPQSVAVTPAATANYGYEYPNPSQDQMFYAQHQAPSLPPQYQTMTQATAAAALADASLQQPTDGSNQQIRISQPL, encoded by the exons ATGGATCCACCACCTCTACCCACTGGCCCCACCGCTGCCGCCGCCACCAGCGTGCATCTTAGCTACCCTGACTCCGTTGAATCCTCCCCACGCTCCCGCACTGAGAACTCCTATGATGACCCTCTCCCAGCTGTCCCTGGAGCAAGGCTCCGCCTAATGTGTAGCTTTGGTGGTCATATAATACCCCGTCCTCATGACAAAACCCTTTGCTACGTCGGTGGTGAGACTCGTCTTGTTGCGGTTGATCGCCATTGCTCCCTCTCAGCCTTTTGCACCCGCCTCTCACGCGCCCTTCTCAATGGCCGACACTTTACGTTGAAGTACCAGCTCCCAAATGAAGACCTTGACTCTCTTGTATCAGTTGCCACGGATGAGGATCTTGAGAACATGATTGAAGAATATGACCGTCTAACAGCATCATCAGCTTCTTCTGCAACCTCCTCTCGAATccgtttatttcttttctttaacaagcCTGACACTGCAGCCTCCATGGGTCCGCTGCTAAATGATGCCAAGTCTGAAACATGGTTCGTTGATGCTCTTAATGGTTCGGGGTTGATTCCTAGAGGGCACTCTGATTCTGCTGCCATGGAGACCTTGTTGAATCTTGATGGTGAGTTGGAGGCACAAGAAGTAGCAGAGGAACAGACCAAGCAAGTGAAAAGCAATAATGCAGTTCATCATGAGGTACAATGTTCATTGCATGATTCGCCTATGGTGGAGAAAACTTCATCTTTTGGTTCACCTTCTTCTTCACCTTCAATATCTAACTTACCACCTATTCGGGTTCGAGTTGATCaggatggagttgctaaagtGCAGGACCAGAGGGTTGGCATAGAAGAGCAGTTTGCTGAGATAAGTTTTGCTACTACTATTCATAAGCAAGATGATGGTTACGGGGCTGCTGTGTCTGCTCTGCCCCCGCACCCTGTGGCTGTTGCGACTGCTATGATCACTTCTGCAGGGGGTTCAAGTGACAACTTGAATCGGATTTTGTCTGATGATGAGAGATCCGATCAAGGGGTGCCTATTGGTTTTCGCAAACCTCCATTACCATTGCAGCCAGTACAACAGAAAGCTTGTGGCGCTTATAATTTGCCTTCCCCTGATTCAGTTGCAAG TGATAGCAGCATTGCCTCGGCAAATTCTCTGTCAAAACCCATGTATTATCAAGATCAAGCTCATATTGCATCCAGAGATAGCAAAGCTGCTGTTAGCCCCAATACAAAGGCTGATACTTCCATTCCAAACTCCCAAATCCAAATTCATCAGGTTCAAGATGCCTATGCTTTAGCTCCACAATTGGATCAGCAGCAGCAACAAGCACAGCAACAATTCATGCAAACCAGCATGCACTACATCCCCCACCCTACTGCATCTCCTGCTCCAGTGCCAATGTCATCTTACTATCCAGTGTATGCTACACCATCGCAGCAGCATCAGCTTCATCATCCAGCCGATCAGCAGTACCCTGCAGTGTATGTAATGCCTGTTACACAAGTAACACAACCACAACCATACATGTCCATGCAATCTAGCACCGGTGTCATGACTCTGAAATCCAACGTAACTGATGCTAGCATTGTGGCCCCAAGCCTCCCATTGACACCTCCAGCTCCTTCAATAGTTGCTGCCACCACTGCTTACAAAGAGGCCACGCCTCCCATGTACCCTACAAATACAGCTGCCCTTGCTAAACCTGAAATGGCAGCAACTGTGTACAGAACAGCTGTGCCATCAACTCCTCAACTGGTTCAAGTTCAGCAACCATATGTTGGCTTCTCCCAAATGCAGCATCCACCACAATCAGTTGCTGTTACACCTGCTGCTACTGCCAATTATGGTTATGAGTATCCAAATCCTTCACAAGATCAAATGTTCTATGCTCAGCATCAAGCTCCTTCACTGCCTCCGCAGTATCAAACCATGACTCAAGCTACTGCAGCAGCTGCATTGGCTGATGCTTCACTGCAGCAGCCCACAGACGGTAGCAATCAGCAAATTAGAATCTCACAGCCACTATAA